The DNA sequence CGAACCCTAAAGTTCATGGCACAACAAACAAAATCCACAAATAAATCAACAAAATCGCCGCATAGGAGACCAGAGGATTCAGGCGTCGTCAGATCTCCGAAGGACCAGCATAGGAGCCGACGGAGTAGGTCGACTCGGTCGATGAACCGAGGTCGATGGGGATGAAGAGGAGAGGGCGCACTAGAGCAAAAGGCGAAGAAGAGGTGTGGATATGGCGGCGGTAATCCTAATCCCTGCGCGCTCGGATGTGGCCATCTCCCGCGCTCAACGAAATCCATCCCGCCAAGCACCACGCTGTCCCGGCTCGCGAGAGAAGTTCAGGTCAAGAAGATGGAGGCGTCGTGGATGGTGGACGGGAAAGAAACGAAAGGATACAGGCAAATCATATGAGACGAGCAACCAAATACGAACCGAGTGCATCAAATAGAGCCAGATGGGCCTTTACACCATCCTGTCGGGGCAACCAGTCAGCCCCGCAATACATCAACATCAGTGACGAGCCGATTTTTTGCGCGTGGAGCAAGGTAAGGATGTTGCCTCGATATGCAACCCGAACCGCACTAAAGCAGTTGATGGAGATGCTCCGAGGATAGAAATTAGGAAAAAAACAAAGCAAAAAAGGATCTGCTAGGGCTGTATTTTTACACTTCAATCCCCTTCATGATAGACTATAGGAAAAGAAGCTCTGTTCTCAATCTGTTGGAGTTATTCTGAGTATTTGCTGGAGGCAGTTTTTCTGGAGTTATTCTATAGGAAAAGAAACTCTAGGACACCCCAAGCTGCATGATTTTTTCCAGAGAATCGACAGATGAATGCGTTGGGTTGCTTTCTCTGAGCAATGCGTTGGATTGGGATCTAGATTCTGCAAAGCGAGCGACGCGCcgtgtaacacccgattttaagaacaaaatcagatatgcaccatatgtgagttttagaagacaaacctcacatatagctacaaataaggggtaatatcaaaggacaacgcataaattatataacgtacttaataaatcagaaacaaccttaggcagcaaaccacggaagATAACTttaaacttcgggtgttaacttcactctacaggatccaactgactggttgatcacaagcccaatacttctcctgaggtgtgggggagatagcaagagtgagtccaagacgaactccgcaagtatagcaactagatagtatagatcccacggtctcatgatcaatgtgacataaataatatagagcattaaataataaacaatgaatatcttaacacaacaagattcatcacccttaatgtaagaatccccaaggccgctcgtgaccgtgagcacggctagtataccagtttttaacactctgcagaggtcgtacatctttacccatgagtcatgatttacccttttgcccgaggtagctaacctcttaacccccttccaagggaggccggcagggatcactatgaagtctttcaaaggttcatctaacaagttagggccacttggtttcggtagtcagtccatgtgattctaccccgcagggAATTGACGGTCACACGAAGGGGTATCAAGCGATTCTGGCCGTTGGATCAAGCTTGAACGCGCTGgattaaaagaaaataaaaaagaagagagagagaggaaggggacGGTGCCTGCTACCCGAAGGGAAGGAGGACACCACACGCAGCCATGGTTTCCGACCGAAGCTCACCGGAGCAAGCGAACGGGGAGCTACGGTGCATGATTTTCGATTCCGAGAACACTGGAAGAAAGAGAAAGACGGCGCGAACACACCCATGCCCTCAGCGCGGCCGGGGAGAGACCCGAGCGACACGCTCTATGGctggcggccatggagctcgccggagctcgtgGCCAGGAGGCTAGGGGGCACGCGAAAGCCTGGGACTTGGCCGAGAAGAATGTGGAGAAGGTAGGAGAGCTCACCAGCGTGACAGAAACGGCGAGGACGGCTTGGCCTGACGGATTTCGCGCGGAGGTCGCCGCCGGCGTCCttgcaacggctactgcgcacagCGAGCGGGGGCAGGGGCGAGTGCAGAGCGAATTGAGGCACGGATGAAGGCTCGGGTGCAGACACAGTTCCAAATAGCCGAGGCGCAGGGGACGAAGGGGTGAAGAACGTGGGGAGCGAGGCGGCTCGGGCGGTTCTACTGAGaacagagagagggagggagcggTTGCGGGAGGAGAGGGATGACAGGCGGGCCCCGCCTGGcagtgagagagagaggaagggggaGTGGAGGGTGCTGGCGCTGGGCTGGTTTGGGCCAAGCAGGCCGAAAGCGAGGGGGGAAATAGAtttgttcttttttttcaaactaATTTTCAAACCTTctttcaaattgaattttgaataaATTTTCTTTTACAAAAATTCACACCTCACAAAATAAAAGtgttgcagcatgaatgcatcaaaaagttttctaaacttatattaaattttaatttcccaaaattattattattatttttattatttctatatttaatgctcacaaaattgattATAAAAAcaaattcaactatttaaaaaaaaaacaagtaaaTTTTAGGTTGTTACACGCCGACAGCTCCACCAGCATGCACGACCGATCTACTTTGGAGTCGTTGCCCCCACCTACTCCATTGGCGTTCTACCTACGTTTTCTAGTCTCTCCAGACACATGTTTGCTGTTCGTTGGATGGGTCGAGGCAATCATCAAACAGCCACATGCTTGCTCCACTCACCTTTTGCTGTTGTGTTGCATTGACTGGTTCCATTCCAGGAAACTACTCCAAGAATTGGGCTCTGAACTCTGATATGTTCTTGACACATTTCTATCGATTCTTTAAGCGTAGTACTAGAAATTCAGTTCTGCAAATCCAAATAAATCCCGCTCAATAGTGATGAAGATCGAGTCGATCTGAAATCTCAATCTACCACATGTCATGTCATGTACTAACACCGAAGAACGGCAAAAGCAGGTGTGTACAAAGCTGCCGGAGACGCACACAATACAACAAGCCATGGCAGCACCAGCAGGCCCCCGGCCGGCCGGAGCAAGAAACCAACTAAGCTAGCTAGGGCGTCTTGACGTTGACGGTGTACTGGACGACGGTCTCCCCGGTGGTGGCGCCGGAATCAATGGTGTGCGCCTGGACATAGCCCTTGGCCATGCGGAACTTTCCGCTGCCGCCGACGATGCTCATCTCGCGGACGTCGGTGAGCACCTCGTTCCGGCCGAGGATGGAGAGCGTGCTGCCGTTGTGGTCGCCGGCGGTGAACACGAAGTTCATCACCATGAGGAGGCCGAACGTGGTCTGGTCCGCGAACGTGTAGGTGCCCTGGGCGCGGCCGATCTCGGTGCCGGACGACCGCGTGGGCCCCGTGGTGAGAGGGTCGTCGATGGCCACCACGGCGCcgaaggaggtggaggaggtGTTGGACGACGCCGCCTGCGCGATCCGCACCGCGGTTGGGGACGACGTCCCCGCCACGATGTCGTGGAAGTAGAGCTTGAAGGTCGTGAACCCGgtgtcgtcggcggcggctgccgCTGATGCGAGTGCCGCGGCGGcgcagaggaggaggaagagcgtggtggtggccatggcgatgggtggtggtggtggtggtggaggcgggCGAGGTGGGGTGGCCAGTGGGATATGTAACGGACAACGGTGGGTGGGGTGGTGGGAGTGGTTGGTAAAGAGCAGCGAGGGTGGGACAGTGGAATCGATACGGTCGGTCACTCGATCTGGAGGAGCAGGTCGTCTGCCTGCCTGT is a window from the Sorghum bicolor cultivar BTx623 chromosome 5, Sorghum_bicolor_NCBIv3, whole genome shotgun sequence genome containing:
- the LOC8079728 gene encoding uncharacterized protein LOC8079728: MRPGELGPRLAPTGSSSREGQRRWVPAGTGWGGEVRRPRRGRGTGRGGGARPRRDPAAGRPWRKGRPRPREETVGGARTRAAAQAGTRSSGGGDPWAAAVGTDSLWAAAVGGCGGGRRGGRLWRRARLGLGGEELSPAGRRPAPPDRVTDRIDSTVPPSLLFTNHSHHPTHRCPLHIPLATPPRPPPPPPPPPIAMATTTLFLLLCAAAALASAAAAADDTGFTTFKLYFHDIVAGTSSPTAVRIAQAASSNTSSTSFGAVVAIDDPLTTGPTRSSGTEIGRAQGTYTFADQTTFGLLMVMNFVFTAGDHNGSTLSILGRNEVLTDVREMSIVGGSGKFRMAKGYVQAHTIDSGATTGETVVQYTVNVKTP